The following DNA comes from Vigna radiata var. radiata cultivar VC1973A chromosome 4, Vradiata_ver6, whole genome shotgun sequence.
TTGATAGAGTCAAATAGGAGCTTCTGGTCGTGGCAAAGCAGGTTGGAGAAGAACTCTACTTGATCAAAGAGGGAAGGATCTAGTATTTTGTCAGAGGTATGGCATTTCACCAACAACTGATCTCTTGTCAAACCAGAGGCAAGCAAGACAACTTTGATGTAATCATATATCAATTCATTTTCTCCAAAACTATATTTTCCTGTGTCAAATTGTTCTGCAGGTGAAGATTCGTGTTCTTCAAATTGAATTTGTAGAGGTTGTACTGGTAAGTTAActgaaaataagtaaaattaatatgaCAAACAAAAAGGGTTAGGGCATCAATTCAAAACAGTCCCAACTATTGTTCATATGTAGGGAATAGAAGGGAAAAGAATATGAAACCGTATAAATATCCGAGACTGACTATTTCTAGATCAACTACCATTTTTACTTATCCATTATGtgaataaatttcatattttattaatacttttaagaaaactaaaaaagatataatatcAGTGTAaagattattttactttaaaactgAAATCAAAATACTTGAAGGATTAGGAAACATTTTAAGTTATTAATcttcttataatttataataagataaaaaagaatagcattagataagaagaaattcaaatttttgtaatattaagaAGCTCTTAACTGCTTtaccatattttaaataaacaaaaatttgacatagatttcaattttattgtattgatatgaaaatttcaattgtaACTATAACATTATATTGTATAGATAAAGAGTAGATTTCTGGAACCCTGGCAACCAGTATCCTGTTTGTATTTCTGCTTCTAGTTTAGAGTTTAGAGACAATAGAACAATTGCAACAAAAAGTTTCTAGGTCTTGTTTTTAAGATATGGTTTTAACTATTAAGAACATAGCCAGAGATGCTCTTTGCGGCTGTAGTGAAGGAATGCTTACCAGGTTGACATCTGGAGTGTCCAGAGTCATCATCTGAAAATGATGTATCAAGAACAGATACAGGACTCGGTCCCCCAGATAAATCTATACCACATTCTAGCTCTCCATTTTTCTTAGAGATCAAAGAGTGAGGAGACGTCGGTAGAGATGATAGTTGGTTCTCTTCTGTTATATCCTCATCCTGTAAAAGAACCAAAAGATAGTTTCAACTTCCATTAAATGTAGGGGCTGTGGAAGAAATCCTTAGGTGTCATTATAAAACTTTGACTATATTTCTAACATCAGTCTTTTCATTCccaaattatttacataaaagtATGATGTAGGAAGTGACATTACCTGATTCAAACATCCAGAACATTTTGCACCATCAGGAGCTTCTGAGATATCAATTTTTTGGTCCTGTCCTACGATGAAGCCATTCAGATCTGATTCCAACCCTTTTTTCTCTTCTGCAGGTTCAACATTGTCTGCATCAAAGGTCAGAAATGATAAGcgcaaaaaaaaatgtatataagcATGCATACAAACTGAAATTTTATCACAGCATCTACAGCTTGGTCATGTACTTTGAAGTTGAACATGGTACCTTCAGTGACTGTCACATCTCTAATAGGACAACAGACTTCAGATGTATCAACAGGACCAACATCATTGGAGAAATTTGACACTGGCTTAATTTCTTGTACTTTATTATTAGAGATTCCATCACAAACGCATGACTTCTCTTCTGAACTGTTAGTTTCCTGAGCTGGAAAACCAACCGAGGTTGCTGGTTCTGGGGAGGAAATATCCTCACTAACTTCCCTAGTTTTTCCAGAGGGAGAAGATATTGCCTGTGCAGCCACAGAATGATGCTCAAAATCCCTTGCAGGACTTTCTAGAGGTGAAAAGTTGTACTCGGGAAAAGAAAGTATTCTCCCAAGGGTTTTGGGAATCTGCCTGCTTGAAATGTTTGTGTTTTCATCACCATTATCTAGCATCTCACACAGATGTTTCCTTGCCTCAACATATAAGTTAGAAGCACTAAGCTTGGGAATACCACTTTCTTGTTCTACGATCATTTCAGAGTCCTTGAGTGTATCAGTCCTGTTCCCCTTCATAACATCAAACATTGGTCTTGCAATCTTTTCAATGAAGAAATGGTCTTTATTAGGAGATCTCATTCCAGTATTATCTTTGCATTTGCCTCTTGGCAACTTCTTTTGACGTTCAACAGGGAGCTTTCGTGGGATTACTTCAGGGTTTCCATGCCTCTCCTTTCCCATGGCatgtttcaattttctttttatctctgtaagagaaaaatgagaacCAACTCTCACAGAAGGACCTTTGCAATGGGCAACATCACCAGAATCTAGCAATGAGGCAAGGTTGCTTTCACTTTCAGAAATTTGAATGCCAGTTAGTGCAGGTTTCAGAATGACAATTCTATTTGAAAACTCAGTTTTTCCGTTTTCATTTGTCAGATCTTTTGATGGAGACTTCCCCCTTTTCCTGAAAAAGTTAAGATGCTTACGGTTTGTATTCTCCCTAGTTTGTTTTAGACTAACAAGTTCTAGTTCAGAGCAGTTGGAAGCAGTAAGTGAACTGCATTCTTTGCCATCTCTCCCTTGAGCATTTTCAAACTCCTGAATGTATTTCAGCAAGTGCGAATTTGGCTCTTGTAGAAGTTTAAGGAACAATTGCTTATCTGAACTTATGACCTGAAGTGCTTCCATGAGTTCACGTGAGCTAAGGAATTGTCCATCTTCATGCAGATCTTTCCCATTCAATCTCATCTGATTCACAAATTCATGGATTGCATTAGCAAGGTTTTCAGACATAACATTCTTTTGGTTTGACTGCGCATCAATTTTGCCATCATTGTCAAACATCATAGAACAAGCAGCTTCAACATGACAAAAATCATCCATTATTTTGTCCAAATCTATAGTATCTTTTGACTGTTCCCTTGAATGCTTCTTATgtgaaaactctgattttaagGTTGCATCTGATTTCAAGTCACGGTTTTTCTTGCgagatttcttctttcttttggaATCTGTCTTCTGGGGTTCATCACGCACTAATCTGGATTGCTTTGATTCCACTTCCACGTTACCTTGATCCTTTATTTCATCTTGGTCAGTGatcatttcttcttctataaGTTTCTTCACACTAAGCTTTTCAGCATCAGTTGTCAGTGTTAGTCTCTTACTCTCTTCCCTGTCCTGaaacatatatgatatattaatacCACCACAAGACATACTGTTAGCAAATTGCAGATAACCTAATGTTACTTCAGAATTTTGCAAATTTTAAAGTTATCAAACTTCAACTTTTAGGCTTAAAAAAAcagggaaaaaaaaaaccagatttgaaaaaaatacatgtGGATAGACAGACTTA
Coding sequences within:
- the LOC106759284 gene encoding uncharacterized protein LOC106759284; its protein translation is MAKRSQRFPVNYEKDQSGCMWGFISIFDFRHARFTRKLIADKRHGSKHAFGAPLTKNKFEVLSNLGENYEGNFDREESKRLTLTTDAEKLSVKKLIEEEMITDQDEIKDQGNVEVESKQSRLVRDEPQKTDSKRKKKSRKKNRDLKSDATLKSEFSHKKHSREQSKDTIDLDKIMDDFCHVEAACSMMFDNDGKIDAQSNQKNVMSENLANAIHEFVNQMRLNGKDLHEDGQFLSSRELMEALQVISSDKQLFLKLLQEPNSHLLKYIQEFENAQGRDGKECSSLTASNCSELELVSLKQTRENTNRKHLNFFRKRGKSPSKDLTNENGKTEFSNRIVILKPALTGIQISESESNLASLLDSGDVAHCKGPSVRVGSHFSLTEIKRKLKHAMGKERHGNPEVIPRKLPVERQKKLPRGKCKDNTGMRSPNKDHFFIEKIARPMFDVMKGNRTDTLKDSEMIVEQESGIPKLSASNLYVEARKHLCEMLDNGDENTNISSRQIPKTLGRILSFPEYNFSPLESPARDFEHHSVAAQAISSPSGKTREVSEDISSPEPATSVGFPAQETNSSEEKSCVCDGISNNKVQEIKPVSNFSNDVGPVDTSEVCCPIRDVTVTEDNVEPAEEKKGLESDLNGFIVGQDQKIDISEAPDGAKCSGCLNQDEDITEENQLSSLPTSPHSLISKKNGELECGIDLSGGPSPVSVLDTSFSDDDSGHSRCQPVNLPVQPLQIQFEEHESSPAEQFDTGKYSFGENELIYDYIKVVLLASGLTRDQLLVKCHTSDKILDPSLFDQVEFFSNLLCHDQKLLFDSINEVLTEVCQHYFGVSPCVSLANPCMRPAPSMKRLTFKVWEGVCWHVLPLPPPRTLEQIIRKDMARRGTWMDLELDAETIGFEMGEAILTELMEDTILSLVSESSVSI